A stretch of the Haloarcula ordinaria genome encodes the following:
- a CDS encoding TrmB family transcriptional regulator, which produces MASLRDLGLSEYEARAYRSLLETGPTTAKELSRASDVPMGRVYDVLNSLETYNLVRSQTASRPKKYVAVEPDTALDRLLEDKKRELDEQAQQYESIVDDLGDQLETGDPVEEPFWTAAVGPEETLDLLLERLAAADDHIVVVGTAPARQVDILAATERIVDQLEAALERGVEVSLLVRPDLFENLPEAANREYYDRLSPYDDYAARASQNVSTTFELIDDVEVCIEVPHPLGREETFGVIDLKDPEFTRDISDAFAEHWADATPIGPP; this is translated from the coding sequence ATGGCCAGTCTACGCGACCTGGGACTCTCCGAATACGAGGCGCGGGCGTACCGCTCGCTGCTGGAGACGGGGCCGACGACGGCGAAAGAGCTCTCCCGCGCGAGCGACGTCCCGATGGGGCGGGTGTACGACGTGCTCAACAGTCTCGAGACGTACAACCTCGTCCGGAGCCAGACGGCGAGTCGGCCCAAGAAGTACGTCGCCGTCGAGCCGGACACGGCGCTCGACCGACTGCTCGAGGACAAGAAACGGGAGCTGGACGAACAGGCCCAGCAGTACGAGAGCATCGTCGACGACCTGGGCGACCAGCTGGAGACCGGCGACCCCGTCGAGGAGCCGTTCTGGACGGCCGCCGTCGGCCCCGAGGAGACGCTCGACCTGCTGCTCGAACGGTTGGCCGCCGCCGACGACCACATCGTCGTCGTGGGGACCGCCCCCGCAAGGCAGGTCGACATCCTGGCGGCGACCGAACGCATCGTCGACCAGCTCGAGGCCGCGCTGGAACGGGGCGTCGAGGTCTCCCTGCTCGTCCGGCCCGACCTCTTCGAGAACCTGCCCGAGGCCGCCAACCGCGAGTACTACGACCGGCTCTCGCCGTACGACGATTACGCCGCCCGGGCGAGTCAGAACGTCTCGACGACGTTCGAGCTCATCGACGACGTCGAGGTGTGCATCGAGGTCCCGCACCCGCTGGGCCGCGAGGAGACGTTCGGCGTCATCGACCTGAAGGACCCGGAGTTCACGCGGGACATCAGCGACGCCTTCGCAGAACACTGGGCGGACGCGACGCCTATCGGCCCGCCGTGA
- a CDS encoding anthranilate phosphoribosyltransferase, whose amino-acid sequence MAQATREYGEWPLKRLMTEVVGSGHKSAEDMTREQAREAFQRILDDEPDPLTLGAFWLANRWKRNSPEELGAYVDVMHEESVVTAEPDADPVDCGANYDGKGRSAILGVASGVVAAAAGTPIVTHSGDRVPTQKQDAYKHVLDELGVRTELEPQESADMVDEVGFGFYYQPNFNPGIDALFEHRDNMGVRSFVNTVETLANPANAKVHLGSFYHLAFAKKMARTLAESEHSTVERALFFQGMEGYDDVRPGDTIVAEWPVEGDESDDEGIADFEILTAEYGMDLTSEDLQVDDVAADSATITEEILTGERADGFADAVALNAALRIYAGEDADSIDEGLEQARAVMDDGSAAAVLEELQAF is encoded by the coding sequence ATGGCGCAAGCGACGCGGGAGTACGGTGAATGGCCGCTGAAACGACTGATGACAGAGGTCGTCGGCTCCGGGCACAAGTCGGCCGAGGACATGACCCGCGAGCAGGCACGCGAGGCGTTCCAGCGCATCCTCGACGACGAGCCCGACCCCCTCACGCTGGGGGCGTTCTGGCTCGCCAACCGATGGAAGCGCAACAGCCCCGAGGAGCTGGGCGCGTACGTCGACGTCATGCACGAGGAGTCGGTCGTCACCGCCGAACCCGACGCCGACCCCGTCGACTGCGGCGCCAACTACGACGGCAAGGGGCGCTCGGCCATCCTCGGCGTCGCCTCTGGCGTCGTCGCCGCCGCCGCCGGGACGCCCATCGTCACTCACTCGGGCGACCGGGTCCCCACGCAGAAACAGGACGCCTACAAGCACGTCCTGGACGAACTCGGCGTCCGGACGGAACTCGAACCCCAGGAGAGCGCCGACATGGTCGACGAGGTCGGCTTCGGCTTCTACTACCAGCCGAACTTCAACCCGGGCATCGACGCGCTGTTCGAGCACCGCGACAACATGGGCGTCCGGTCGTTCGTCAACACCGTCGAGACGCTCGCGAACCCCGCCAATGCCAAGGTCCACCTGGGGAGCTTCTACCACCTGGCGTTCGCGAAGAAGATGGCCCGCACGCTCGCCGAGTCCGAACACAGCACGGTCGAACGCGCCCTGTTCTTCCAGGGGATGGAGGGCTACGACGACGTGCGCCCGGGCGACACCATCGTCGCCGAGTGGCCCGTCGAGGGGGACGAGTCGGACGACGAGGGCATCGCCGACTTCGAGATACTGACCGCCGAGTACGGGATGGACCTCACGAGCGAGGACCTGCAGGTCGACGACGTGGCCGCGGACTCCGCGACCATCACCGAGGAAATCCTGACCGGCGAGCGTGCGGACGGCTTCGCCGACGCCGTCGCGCTCAACGCGGCGCTGCGCATCTACGCCGGCGAGGACGCGGACAGCATCGACGAGGGCCTCGAACAGGCTCGCGCCGTCATGGACGACGGGAGCGCCGCTGCAGTGCTCGAGGAGCTCCAGGCGTTCTGA
- a CDS encoding cytochrome P450, with translation MASQQARATDSGPVTPGDRPPMLGRVPWVDNTLAMLRDPLGFYDRVGELDADVVGYHVATTRGYFVTHPDLVEQVLVTDAADYEKGQLLYDTLGQFIGEGLFLLEGEEWKQQRTALQPAFYRERIETYGETMTGFAGETADGWTDGQTLNVLPEMQSLTLRILGKTLLDVDIEATAGALEPLLDALRDRLDPRTLSAYLPLAVPTPVNRRVRRTRADFEATLDDIVARRQREAAATREARDDVLSLLLSLDDETMDRERLTHQLLTFLVAGHDTTALTLTYAWFLLANHPDAQRDLHAELDATLGGADPTPADLFELPYLDDVLTEVLRLYPPAFTVFRQPTKPVTLGGYDIGPEAQLTIPQYLVHRDERWYDDPDDFRPERWTDAFEAELPDYAYYPFGGGPRHCIGMRFARMEAKLALATIAQRFRFEAVTEPPLDLAMRITLSPADPVRVRVHERD, from the coding sequence ATGGCCAGCCAACAGGCCCGCGCCACGGATTCGGGGCCGGTCACGCCCGGCGACCGACCGCCCATGCTCGGCCGGGTCCCGTGGGTCGACAACACCCTCGCGATGCTCCGGGACCCGCTTGGCTTCTACGACCGCGTGGGCGAACTCGACGCCGACGTCGTCGGCTACCACGTCGCCACCACGCGAGGCTACTTCGTCACGCACCCCGACCTCGTCGAGCAGGTGCTGGTCACCGACGCCGCCGACTACGAGAAGGGCCAACTGCTCTACGACACGCTGGGTCAGTTCATCGGTGAGGGGCTCTTCCTGCTGGAAGGCGAGGAGTGGAAACAACAGCGCACGGCGCTCCAACCGGCGTTCTACCGCGAGCGCATCGAGACCTACGGCGAGACGATGACCGGCTTCGCGGGCGAGACGGCAGACGGGTGGACCGACGGCCAGACGCTGAACGTCCTCCCCGAGATGCAGTCGCTCACGCTCCGTATCCTCGGGAAGACGCTACTGGACGTGGACATCGAGGCGACGGCCGGCGCGCTCGAACCGCTGCTCGACGCGCTCCGGGACCGACTGGACCCACGGACCCTGTCGGCGTACCTGCCTCTCGCAGTGCCGACGCCGGTCAACCGACGGGTTCGGCGGACGAGAGCTGACTTCGAAGCGACCCTCGACGACATCGTCGCCCGGCGACAGCGCGAGGCAGCGGCGACCCGCGAGGCCCGCGACGATGTGCTCTCCTTGCTGCTGTCGCTCGACGACGAGACGATGGACCGCGAGCGCCTGACACACCAGCTGCTCACCTTCCTGGTCGCCGGTCACGACACGACGGCGCTGACGCTGACGTACGCCTGGTTCCTGCTCGCGAACCACCCCGACGCCCAGCGGGACCTCCACGCCGAACTCGACGCGACGCTGGGCGGTGCGGACCCGACCCCCGCGGACCTCTTCGAGTTGCCCTATCTGGACGACGTGCTCACGGAGGTGTTGCGGCTCTACCCGCCCGCGTTCACGGTCTTCCGCCAGCCCACGAAACCGGTGACGCTCGGGGGCTACGACATCGGCCCCGAAGCGCAACTGACCATCCCGCAGTACCTGGTCCACCGCGACGAGCGCTGGTACGACGACCCCGACGACTTCCGGCCCGAGCGCTGGACCGACGCGTTCGAGGCCGAGTTGCCCGACTACGCCTACTACCCCTTCGGCGGCGGCCCGCGCCACTGCATCGGGATGCGCTTCGCCCGCATGGAGGCGAAACTCGCGCTCGCGACGATTGCCCAGCGGTTCCGGTTCGAGGCGGTGACCGAACCGCCGCTGGACCTGGCGATGCGCATCACGCTCTCGCCGGCCGACCCGGTGCGTGTCAGGGTCCACGAGCGCGACTGA
- a CDS encoding HU family DNA-binding protein, with the protein MARETGRDPESRLSEREVQLAVDALISVTTDALKKGERVLVSVGFGSFSISKRSARTGRNPQTGKEIQIAAKNVVKFKAGAELSKAVN; encoded by the coding sequence ATCGCCAGGGAAACCGGACGTGACCCTGAGAGCAGGCTCTCGGAGCGGGAGGTGCAGCTTGCGGTGGACGCGTTGATAAGCGTGACCACAGACGCCCTGAAGAAGGGTGAAAGAGTGTTGGTGAGCGTGGGATTCGGTTCGTTCAGTATCTCGAAGCGCTCCGCCCGGACGGGACGGAACCCCCAGACGGGCAAGGAGATCCAAATCGCGGCAAAGAACGTAGTTAAGTTCAAAGCAGGGGCCGAACTTTCGAAGGCCGTCAACTGA
- a CDS encoding DMT family transporter translates to MDKRLGTVGLFVTLASLWGFSFLAIAVGLESLEPVLFAAFRYDVAAVLLLGYAFVSEGEWLPTDAPNLGAILGGGVFLIAGNGLLFVGQQTVPSGVAAILQSLVPIATSLWALGLLPEERVSARGAVGIALGFVGVGLVVRPDPANLLGTGVVGRIIILCQVLSVALGGVLIQRARPTLGNAALSGWSMLVGALVLHGVSPVVGEPFALPATPVAWAAVAYLGVFATAIAFFIYYTLLDVRGALETSLVAYLVPVVATVVGVVVLNESVTPLTLVGFLVVASGFFVLKREAIAALVAEIGA, encoded by the coding sequence GTGGACAAACGCCTGGGGACGGTCGGTCTGTTCGTCACGCTCGCCTCCCTGTGGGGCTTCTCGTTTCTCGCGATAGCCGTCGGCCTGGAGTCGCTGGAACCCGTCCTGTTCGCGGCGTTCCGGTACGACGTCGCCGCTGTCCTGTTGCTTGGCTACGCCTTCGTCAGTGAGGGGGAGTGGCTGCCGACCGACGCCCCCAACCTCGGTGCGATTCTCGGTGGTGGCGTCTTCTTGATCGCCGGTAACGGCTTGCTCTTCGTCGGTCAGCAGACCGTCCCTAGCGGCGTGGCGGCCATCCTCCAGAGCCTGGTGCCCATCGCCACGTCGCTGTGGGCGCTCGGACTCCTCCCTGAAGAGCGCGTCTCGGCGCGGGGTGCCGTCGGCATCGCACTGGGCTTCGTCGGCGTGGGCCTCGTCGTCCGACCGGACCCGGCGAACCTGCTCGGGACGGGCGTCGTCGGACGCATCATCATCCTCTGTCAGGTGCTGAGCGTGGCGCTCGGCGGCGTCCTCATCCAGCGAGCGCGGCCGACGCTGGGGAACGCGGCGCTGTCGGGCTGGTCGATGCTCGTCGGCGCGCTCGTCCTCCACGGCGTCAGCCCGGTCGTCGGCGAACCGTTCGCGCTCCCCGCGACGCCCGTCGCCTGGGCCGCCGTCGCCTACCTCGGGGTGTTCGCGACCGCGATCGCATTCTTCATCTACTACACGCTGCTCGACGTCCGGGGTGCCCTGGAGACGTCGCTGGTGGCCTATCTCGTGCCCGTCGTCGCCACCGTCGTCGGCGTCGTGGTCCTGAACGAGTCCGTGACGCCGCTGACGCTGGTCGGGTTCCTCGTCGTCGCGAGTGGCTTCTTCGTCCTCAAACGCGAGGCCATCGCCGCTCTCGTGGCAGAAATCGGGGCGTGA
- a CDS encoding Lrp/AsnC family transcriptional regulator: MSLKSGEWREDIDDVDAALIDEFQSGFPIRERPFEAVGEQLGVPAEEALERVERLREAGVFRRFGAVLNPPVIGSSTLAAVSAPEDRFDEVAEIINGYRQVNHNYARDHEWNMWFVVTAGSRETRDGILADIEARTGLSVLVLPMLTDYYIDLEFPVVNGDRFARESIEYTDASATRISEDAAADFSDLDRRLLLAIQEGFPLSATPYRDIADAVGADVSDVLVAIEGLLADGCIKRIGCVVNHIVTGFDSNCMVVWDVPDDELDERGEAVGELPYVTLCYHRPRRSDQDWQYNLFTMIHGREAEAVDAKIDELAADHLPFDHDRLYSTATLKQTGARYDDIVGQ, translated from the coding sequence ATGAGCCTCAAGTCGGGTGAATGGCGCGAGGACATCGACGACGTGGACGCCGCGCTCATCGACGAGTTCCAGAGCGGCTTCCCCATCCGGGAACGGCCCTTCGAGGCGGTCGGCGAGCAACTGGGCGTCCCGGCCGAGGAGGCCCTCGAACGCGTCGAACGACTCCGCGAGGCGGGCGTGTTCCGCCGGTTTGGCGCGGTCCTGAACCCGCCGGTCATCGGCTCCTCGACGCTCGCGGCCGTCAGCGCCCCCGAGGACCGCTTCGACGAGGTCGCCGAGATAATCAACGGCTACCGCCAGGTGAACCACAACTACGCCCGCGACCACGAGTGGAACATGTGGTTCGTCGTCACCGCCGGCTCCCGCGAGACGCGCGACGGGATTCTGGCCGACATCGAGGCCCGGACCGGGCTGTCGGTACTGGTCCTGCCGATGCTCACGGACTACTACATCGACCTGGAGTTCCCCGTCGTCAACGGCGACCGATTTGCCCGGGAGTCCATCGAGTACACCGACGCCAGCGCGACCCGCATCAGCGAGGACGCCGCCGCCGACTTCTCGGACCTCGACCGCCGACTCCTGCTTGCGATTCAGGAGGGGTTCCCGCTGTCGGCGACGCCGTATCGCGATATCGCGGACGCCGTCGGCGCCGACGTCTCGGACGTGCTCGTGGCCATCGAGGGGCTGCTCGCCGACGGCTGTATCAAGCGCATCGGCTGCGTGGTCAACCACATCGTCACCGGGTTCGACAGCAACTGCATGGTCGTCTGGGACGTCCCCGACGACGAACTCGACGAGCGTGGGGAGGCCGTCGGCGAACTACCCTACGTCACGCTCTGTTACCACCGCCCGCGCCGGTCCGACCAGGACTGGCAGTACAACCTCTTTACCATGATTCACGGGCGCGAGGCCGAGGCCGTCGACGCGAAGATCGACGAACTCGCGGCCGACCATCTCCCCTTCGACCACGACCGCCTCTACTCGACGGCGACGCTGAAACAGACCGGCGCCCGGTACGACGACATCGTCGGCCAGTAG
- a CDS encoding NADPH-dependent F420 reductase, whose translation MDIGIIGTGAVGSALADGWAAAGHDVVLGSRSPESTSHESGARVRVGGQRDAASFGDVVVLALPAGAVTDVATYLSNELVEKPVVDTSNEYPIESDGRSLALRLAETVPEARVVKAFNTVGAERLRDPVVHGQRATMFLAGDDPSACDVVGTLARDLGFDPLRAGDIDAAEHLEHLARFWISLSQTYGRDIAFRLLEE comes from the coding sequence ATGGATATCGGCATCATCGGGACGGGAGCGGTCGGGAGCGCACTCGCTGACGGCTGGGCGGCCGCGGGACACGACGTCGTCCTCGGGTCGCGGAGCCCCGAGTCGACCAGTCACGAGTCGGGGGCCCGTGTCAGGGTCGGCGGCCAGCGCGACGCCGCGTCGTTCGGCGACGTCGTCGTCCTGGCGCTCCCGGCGGGCGCGGTCACGGACGTGGCCACCTACCTCTCGAACGAGCTCGTCGAGAAGCCCGTCGTCGACACCAGTAACGAGTACCCCATCGAGAGCGACGGTCGCTCGCTGGCCCTCCGCCTCGCCGAGACAGTCCCTGAGGCCCGAGTGGTCAAGGCGTTCAACACCGTGGGCGCCGAGCGGCTGCGTGACCCCGTGGTCCACGGCCAGCGGGCGACCATGTTCCTCGCCGGCGACGACCCGTCGGCCTGTGACGTCGTCGGGACGCTGGCGAGGGACCTCGGGTTCGACCCCCTCCGCGCCGGCGACATCGACGCCGCCGAGCACTTAGAGCATCTCGCGCGGTTCTGGATCTCGCTCAGTCAGACCTACGGCCGGGACATCGCCTTCCGCCTGCTCGAGGAGTGA
- a CDS encoding DUF255 domain-containing protein has translation MDEFAAETKVEWREWGPAAFERAADTSKPVLLALTVPWSAECRAMDRATFGEPRIAANINDGFVPVRVDADRNPRVRERYTMGGFPSTVFLTPGGEVITGATFLGPEGFRGILDSVRESWDAQGEAAGSVPRQLQDEAPPAGDLRPRIEEHMIEQLLGSFDDEFGGWGGDVKFPLPRTIEFALVRAPDQAARTLEAIRTHLFDTYDGGFYRYATERNWGNPRREKLLDENAALVRAFALGYRYTGTEAYRDAAFRTIEYLTTDLWTGDAFAGSQAGDDDYYRMGASERESADAPHVDGTVFADRNGLAVDALCWYHAYTDDERAASYARRAREHVCETLVEDGAVAHHDGADSETGLLGDQAQLLRGLTTSWQVLGEAGPAETVADWTIEHRQQDTGAFRDGPESGAGLCGRSLHPLDATVELADALVDLAALTGDEGYRETARDAVGSFAGAAERMGVEVAGYASVAARLQDPRYVTVGTGAGSDLHRAALRLADHEATVVPAPDGDRTARLVEAGEVTGSASTPADLEVLLTDDESGR, from the coding sequence ATGGACGAGTTCGCGGCGGAGACGAAAGTCGAGTGGCGCGAGTGGGGGCCCGCGGCCTTCGAGCGCGCCGCCGACACCAGCAAGCCGGTGTTGCTGGCGCTCACGGTACCCTGGAGCGCGGAGTGTCGGGCGATGGACCGGGCGACCTTCGGCGAACCACGCATCGCGGCCAACATCAACGACGGGTTCGTCCCCGTGCGGGTGGACGCCGACCGCAATCCCAGAGTCCGCGAGCGCTACACGATGGGGGGGTTCCCGTCGACGGTGTTCCTGACGCCGGGCGGCGAGGTCATCACGGGCGCGACGTTCCTCGGCCCCGAGGGGTTCCGGGGTATCCTCGACAGCGTCCGTGAGTCCTGGGACGCCCAGGGCGAGGCCGCCGGGTCGGTACCTCGACAGTTGCAGGACGAAGCACCACCGGCCGGCGACCTGCGCCCGCGCATCGAGGAACACATGATAGAACAGCTGCTCGGCTCGTTCGACGACGAGTTCGGGGGCTGGGGAGGAGATGTGAAGTTCCCGCTGCCCCGGACCATCGAGTTCGCGCTGGTCAGGGCGCCCGACCAGGCGGCGCGCACCCTGGAAGCGATTCGGACCCACCTATTCGACACCTACGACGGCGGGTTCTACCGCTACGCCACCGAGCGAAACTGGGGCAATCCGCGCCGGGAGAAACTGCTGGACGAGAACGCGGCGCTCGTCCGGGCGTTCGCGCTGGGCTACCGGTACACCGGGACCGAGGCTTACCGCGACGCCGCCTTCCGGACCATCGAGTACCTCACGACGGACCTCTGGACCGGCGACGCCTTCGCCGGGAGCCAGGCCGGCGACGACGACTACTACCGGATGGGTGCGTCCGAACGGGAGAGCGCCGACGCCCCGCACGTCGACGGGACGGTGTTCGCCGACCGCAACGGCCTCGCCGTCGACGCGCTCTGCTGGTACCACGCCTACACAGACGACGAGCGGGCCGCGTCGTACGCACGGCGCGCTCGCGAGCACGTCTGCGAGACGCTGGTCGAGGACGGTGCAGTGGCCCACCACGACGGCGCCGACAGCGAGACGGGGCTTCTGGGCGACCAGGCCCAGCTCCTCCGGGGGCTGACCACGAGCTGGCAGGTGCTCGGCGAGGCGGGCCCGGCCGAAACTGTCGCCGACTGGACCATCGAGCATCGCCAGCAGGACACCGGTGCGTTCCGCGACGGGCCCGAGAGCGGCGCCGGGCTCTGTGGGCGGTCGCTCCACCCGCTCGACGCGACGGTCGAACTGGCCGACGCACTCGTCGACCTCGCGGCGCTGACCGGCGACGAGGGGTACCGCGAGACGGCCCGCGACGCCGTCGGGTCGTTCGCCGGCGCGGCCGAACGGATGGGCGTCGAGGTCGCGGGCTACGCGTCGGTCGCGGCCCGCCTGCAGGACCCCCGGTACGTCACCGTCGGCACCGGGGCCGGGTCGGACCTCCACCGGGCGGCGCTCCGCCTGGCCGACCACGAGGCCACCGTCGTCCCGGCTCCGGACGGCGACCGGACGGCGCGACTGGTCGAGGCCGGCGAGGTGACCGGGTCGGCGTCGACGCCGGCCGACCTCGAGGTGCTGCTCACCGACGACGAGAGTGGGCGGTAA
- a CDS encoding FxsA family protein has translation MLRVIGLLLLIPLFDIVLLVTVAIPFFGPLVTVALVVLTALVGMLLVRAEGRATLRAIQEKLVVGDPPTNELIDGALLIAAGAFFLTPGLVTDFVGLLLAIPFTRYPIRAALRRWVIVPYIDAQTGGLGSGQIYIGGFPDEDGAPTGSGAGGPGPGGASGSGGTAGADDRSGGFDPDQATDVDFEERDN, from the coding sequence ATGCTCCGGGTCATCGGGCTGCTGTTGCTCATCCCGCTGTTCGACATCGTCCTGCTGGTGACGGTCGCCATCCCCTTCTTCGGGCCGCTGGTGACCGTCGCGCTGGTCGTGCTGACCGCGCTCGTGGGGATGCTCCTCGTGCGTGCCGAGGGGCGGGCCACGCTCAGGGCCATCCAGGAGAAACTGGTAGTGGGCGACCCACCGACGAACGAACTCATCGACGGTGCGCTGCTCATCGCCGCCGGGGCGTTCTTCCTCACGCCCGGCTTGGTGACGGACTTCGTCGGCCTACTGCTGGCGATTCCGTTCACCCGGTACCCGATCCGTGCGGCGCTGCGTCGCTGGGTCATCGTGCCCTACATCGACGCCCAGACGGGCGGCCTCGGCAGCGGCCAGATATACATCGGCGGCTTCCCCGACGAGGACGGTGCACCGACCGGCTCCGGTGCGGGCGGTCCCGGTCCGGGTGGGGCTTCCGGCTCCGGTGGCACCGCTGGCGCCGACGACCGCTCCGGTGGGTTCGACCCCGACCAGGCGACCGACGTCGACTTCGAGGAACGCGACAACTGA
- a CDS encoding nuclear transport factor 2 family protein: MTTARGIVEAYYAALRAGDPLAHFFAEAGASDAPVVKFGISERLVGAEAVREGLRTQTATTADWTVDSDALHVTERECHAWFSDLVRLEWTDTQRGVEHAFDTRWSGTLERHLAGENAADTGGDDWRFVGMHVSTARTF; encoded by the coding sequence ATGACGACCGCCAGGGGGATCGTCGAGGCGTACTACGCAGCGCTCCGGGCGGGCGACCCGCTGGCTCACTTCTTCGCCGAGGCGGGCGCCAGCGACGCGCCCGTCGTGAAGTTCGGCATCTCCGAGCGTCTCGTCGGGGCCGAGGCCGTCCGGGAGGGCCTTCGGACCCAGACAGCGACGACCGCCGACTGGACCGTCGACAGCGACGCGCTCCACGTCACCGAGCGGGAGTGCCACGCGTGGTTCTCCGACCTGGTGCGACTGGAGTGGACCGACACGCAGCGCGGCGTCGAGCACGCGTTCGACACCCGCTGGAGCGGGACACTCGAGCGGCATCTCGCGGGGGAAAACGCCGCCGATACCGGTGGCGACGACTGGCGGTTCGTCGGGATGCACGTCAGCACTGCCCGGACGTTCTGA
- a CDS encoding IS4 family transposase, translating into MRRLTTLFPSEFLQEHAEELGVVERTRTLQIPVLVWALVFGFAAGESRTLAGFRRSYNSTADESISPGGFYQRLTPTLAEYLRDLVERGLDEVAVPDAVNADIDRFRDVMIADGTVLRLHEFLSEEYGARHEEQAGAKLHLLHNATEQMIERIDVTDEKAHDSTLFNTGSWLQGRLVLLDLAYFKYRRFALIDENDGYFVSRLKENANPVITAELREWRGRAIPLEGEKINDVFEDLSRKYIDVEVEVEFRRREYNGTRSWDRKRFRVVGVRNEDADDYHLYMTNLPREEFLPTDLATLYRCRWEVETLFRELKTQYELDEFDTSNPDVVEILLYAALLSLLVSRDLLDLVTEQADDEIVFPPERWAATFRSHAQLILHELGEYLGYSPPPLLEQLIQDAQKIHKQRPVLQETLATAAQPRCEA; encoded by the coding sequence ATGCGTCGGCTCACTACACTGTTTCCCTCTGAGTTCCTCCAAGAGCACGCCGAGGAACTCGGCGTGGTCGAACGAACCCGAACTCTCCAGATCCCCGTCCTCGTGTGGGCGCTCGTGTTCGGCTTCGCCGCAGGCGAGAGCCGAACACTCGCTGGCTTCCGACGCAGCTACAACTCCACAGCCGACGAATCGATCTCTCCCGGTGGCTTCTATCAACGCCTGACGCCGACACTCGCGGAGTATCTCCGCGACCTCGTCGAGCGCGGTCTCGACGAGGTCGCTGTTCCCGATGCTGTTAACGCCGATATCGACCGATTCAGAGACGTCATGATCGCCGATGGAACCGTGTTGCGGCTTCACGAGTTCCTTTCCGAGGAGTACGGGGCTCGCCACGAGGAGCAGGCTGGAGCGAAGCTCCACCTGCTCCACAACGCCACCGAGCAGATGATCGAACGCATCGACGTGACAGACGAGAAAGCGCACGACAGCACGTTGTTCAACACGGGATCGTGGCTGCAAGGACGGCTTGTTCTGCTCGATCTTGCGTATTTCAAATACCGCCGCTTCGCGCTGATCGACGAGAACGATGGCTACTTCGTCAGTCGGCTGAAGGAGAACGCAAATCCGGTGATAACGGCCGAGTTACGGGAATGGCGCGGCCGCGCCATTCCCTTGGAGGGCGAGAAGATCAACGATGTTTTCGAAGATCTCTCGCGGAAGTACATCGACGTCGAGGTCGAAGTGGAGTTCAGACGACGAGAGTACAACGGGACGCGGTCGTGGGATAGGAAACGGTTCCGCGTCGTCGGCGTCCGCAACGAGGACGCCGACGACTACCATCTATACATGACGAATCTGCCGCGAGAAGAGTTCCTCCCGACCGATCTCGCAACTTTGTATCGGTGTCGATGGGAAGTAGAGACGCTGTTTCGTGAGTTGAAGACGCAGTACGAACTGGACGAGTTCGACACGAGCAACCCGGACGTGGTGGAGATCCTGCTGTACGCAGCGTTGTTGTCTCTGCTGGTGAGTCGTGATCTACTGGATCTGGTCACCGAGCAGGCTGATGATGAGATCGTATTCCCGCCAGAACGCTGGGCGGCGACCTTCCGGTCGCACGCCCAGCTCATCCTCCACGAACTCGGTGAGTACCTCGGCTACTCACCACCGCCGCTGTTGGAGCAGCTGATCCAAGATGCTCAGAAGATCCACAAACAACGACCGGTCCTGCAAGAGACGCTCGCTACCGCTGCGCAACCGAGGTGTGAGGCCTAA